In Geotalea uraniireducens, the genomic window AAAACCGTACTCATATCCGAAGATGCCCAGATAAATGTCGCACCGTTCTACCTCTTCCAGATAAACCGTATCGGCACGCTGGTCTCGTGCCGGAAGTTCCTCAAACAGAAAAACATCAGAAACAAAACGGCGCAGAACTGCATCTCCCAGAAGAAACGCCTTTAGATCCCGGCGAACCTGGGCAAATTCTTTCTGGACGCTGCTGATGAATATTCTCTTGCGGGTTATGGTCATGTCAGTTACCGGTTTTCAGGAATTGATCTGACTCTATTACTAACTATACGCTTCTATATGCTGCGACTATAGCGCTAAATGATCTATACGCTCGCGCATATACAGCTTATAGAGTCAAGTGATATCCTCTTTAACATCATAAACCCAGCGCGGTGGTGAAACGACTTCTTCTTAAATCTCGCGGTCGGGCGTTGTGCGCCGGTCGGATTTGAACTCTACATCAAGCTGTTCGCCTTTGGCAATTATGTATGTCAGCTGGTCAAGGGTTATCATTTCCGTTTTCCAGTTAAGCAAAAATATTATTTGATATCGGAGTGTTATACGTTATTTCCGTTTTCAAATTAAGTAAGAGCACAACACCTAACGTACTGAACAGGGTGATTTGAGTCGCCGTTTCGATCTCTGAAATTATCGATTGACAACATATAGCCAAAATGTATACTGAATACAGCTCATCTACCATGTGTAGAAGGAGTAACGAGGCCGTCCCCCAAAGGGCGGCTTCAGCTATTTGATGGCCGCAGCGTATTCCTTTCTCAGCTTTTTCTTCGAGTGTTCCTTTTCAACCGCATAGGCAGTCCACAACAGAATATACCCTTTGCGTTCTGCAAGAATTACCAGATATTCTGCATCTTCGAGCCACAGGCATATCCGCTTTTCGCCTCTTCTTTCGTTTGCCCATATCTTGATTGCCGAGTCACCAGAATGTTCAATAACCGGTCGGGGCCAGCGGATACGTTCGCAACGCCGCATGTCCGGCACTCGGTCTGGTTCCGCGTCTCCTTCCGAAATTATGTGCCAGAAGGTCGCTTCCTTGTTTTGAATCACCGGATGGCGCTTGAGCGCCAATGTAACGCCGTTGAATGCAGGTCTGCTGTCGATAAAGTCCCGCTTGAAAAAAGCATAGAGTGCATCAATGTATCGGTCCCAATCGCCACCGTACTCTTCAAACAGGGTCAGAGCGGGTAGCCAAGCGATTTGTTCGGTCATGCGCCACCATCCGAAGCAAACCAACGGAACAAATTCACCTTTTCTTCACGCAAGAGGGTTGTTTTCGTAAGGCAGTAGCGGGAACGTTCTCTCATTCGGGCAATCAGAGCTTCTTTCCCGGTATTACCGGATAGGCCGCGATTGACGTAGGACACGGCACCGATGAGGAGATCCGCTACTTGCAGAATTTCGACTTCATGTGAGCGAACATTCTGAACGCGTTCAATGATGGTTCGGGAGAAATCATAGAAGTTGTTGCACAACACATCATGCAGTTTGGCAACCTTGCCGGCGCTGCGCGTATCCTTGATATCCAGGTAAATCCGGTAATGGGAGCGGGGATTGAAGATGACCTTGAGCATGTCAAAATACATCTTGTAGTACCAGTCGTCATGGCTTTGGCCGAAAGCCTCGTGGCAGAGCCTGGTTTTGTCTGGGACGATGAGCGCCCGGAAACAGAGGTCATCATCGTCGAAGAAATAATCCAGTACATCCAGGTAAAAACGTACCTTCGCTGGTGAAACCTTGGTCCATTTAAGTTCAAACTCAGGCTTCAACCCATGATGAGCCTTTATTTCCCGCAGGCGAACTGAAATTTCGCGCGCCTTTTCCAGAGGGCACCAGACAGCACCAAGCACCATAACTTGCTGATGGTCATTTTCCAGATGGCAGCTTTCGTCGCAATAGACGTTATAAATTTCGCTCATGCTGGTTCTCACTTTTGGATGGTTGACTTGGACTCGATCGGCGGAGTCGAATTTTCATTATTCAACCTATGCAGAATGGAGACGTGTCCCCTCATTTATCTTGCCCACTCCGTCTCGGTTGGCTATTGCCGGAGACGATCTACCAGATCAATAAGTCTGGGCGTATACATCTGTCACTTCCGCCTTGCCCATCAAACAATTCATGCAGTGTAACCACCTGTTTTGTAACGATTCATAAAAGTATATGAGCAGCATCTATCCTGATCCATCAAACAACCATCAAGCAAATTACAGGTTTTTAGTAATGTTCCCGAAGTATATTTCGGGAACATCGATCCCCTGCAAGACAAATTTCAAAGGTTTCAGTCACTTACCTTCAAAAGCCTCGTAATTATTGCGCACCACCGTTTTCTCCTCAAAAGTGATGCTGGTGAGTTGTGAGTGCCTGCCCCCTCATGGTTTCCATAGTTTTTCAAATTATCATGAAGTTGAGACACGGCTCCTTTGTATTTGTACCCACTCTGTCAGGGGCTGACCCCGCTTATTCACCCTCATAGATGCAAACAGAAAATTCCGACAAGAAGGTGGCCGCCGCTGGAAACCTTATCGGGGTAGATGTGGATTCTATCCTGATGCGGTTCGATCTTGCTATGCCACCAAAAGATAATATCTGTGCCATTAACAGCTATTGTTCGCTTTTGGCGTGCAACTCTATCGCCCTTAGTGTTCCCATTTTCATCCGATATATCAACCCCAAGTGCACCGAATTCTGCAGAGACCCTCTGCCAAGGGCCAGAAAATATCCGGCTACCATGGTCTGAAAATGCACTCAAGTGGAGGACCAGGGGCCGCACAAGTTCCCTGTAAGGTTTACTCATGTTTTTGATGCCATTGAAAGCACCTGCAACAAAATCTACAGTGGGAAAAGCAGAGGGGGCAAAACCCTCCATTTCGGCTGGATTCTTGGTCGTCGTTACTATGAGCCAACGGAAAAAATCACGATAACTTTGACTATTCGCAACAAACCACTGAGTTGAAACTTTGCTGTCTACTTCTACCGGAATTGATCCAAATTGACGACCCGTAGGGAAGACAACGCAGGCAATGGCGTTGGTCGGATCATGTACAGTTTGTTCATGTGCCCATGCCACCGATGGAGCATATTCTTCTGCCCCTTCGCCGATACGAACCTCGAAAGCAGGGGGCCATGGCAATGGGAGCTCCTGCCATTTCTGCAACTTCCCAAAGATTGTTGCAATTCGCTCCCGTATTTCCCATGAAATTGGAATTGGAGATTCTGCCTCATAGAGGTCATAGAAGCACTTGTCACCCAAAACCCGGATACTGAATAAATCCTCAGAGTAACATGCCAATAGCCCTTGCTCTTCAGCGTCATCAAGCAAATCCAACATAGTTTCTAGTGCTTCAGTACACTCGTCAGCTAAAAGACCATTAAAGCGCCAGCTCGTTTCATCGATAACAAATCGCATAGTTATCGTGGCCTGCGCACTTTGGTAAGCGCAGTGACATCAAGCTGATATTGATCGAAGAACCCTTTAGGCCACGAATTTATACTGCCCGTTTCTGTGAAAGAAAGGCTTAGTGGGTTTATTGCATTTGTGTTAAAAAAGTGAACTATAGCTTGATCTTTATTCAAAATACGTCGTTCGCCAATAGCACGTCTAATACCGTTAAGAATATGATCAGAATGCGTCTCAATGACTACTTGTACACCTGCAGCAGCAATCTGTGCTAAGAAGTAGCCCATCTGAGATTGCCCTAGAGGATGTAGATGAGCTTCAGGACTATCTATAATAAGAAGTTGCCCTTTCTTTGCCAATAACCCCGCCACAATAACAGGAAACGCATACGTCAATCCGTAACCAATGTTTGATGGTCGCCTCCAGTCACCAACATCCCCAATTCTCAGTTCTAACCTCATCAAGTTTGTTCTTTCAACAGCTTGTGCGTTTCCTTGTGCGCCAGGAAATAGCTCATTTGCCCATGAATTGAACTGCCGGCGAAGAGAGTTCGCCTGGTCGGCAGGATTACATCGAGCTCCATCAATTTCATCATCAAGTAGTAACTGAAACCACCAAGGCGCTAACTCCCCCTGCACACCAACGTCCGCATGAACTGGTGATGGATCTTCTGGAGACGGAAATACCTCCGCAGTGCCTTGCCTTACCGCGCTTAGAAAAATGGTCTCACGAATTTTGTCTATCAGTGATT contains:
- a CDS encoding DUF3800 domain-containing protein gives rise to the protein MSEIYNVYCDESCHLENDHQQVMVLGAVWCPLEKAREISVRLREIKAHHGLKPEFELKWTKVSPAKVRFYLDVLDYFFDDDDLCFRALIVPDKTRLCHEAFGQSHDDWYYKMYFDMLKVIFNPRSHYRIYLDIKDTRSAGKVAKLHDVLCNNFYDFSRTIIERVQNVRSHEVEILQVADLLIGAVSYVNRGLSGNTGKEALIARMRERSRYCLTKTTLLREEKVNLFRWFASDGGA
- a CDS encoding AAA family ATPase translates to MLTNIKLKNFKCFESLSLPLAPLTLLTGFNASGKSTTLQSILLLAQSLRSGNRSDGLPLNGSLVRLGTPGEVLNSGDGDIVFAVEDNQVEIEWAFQAEDRSKGSALRIGRIQTRNATEAKEYSRIERLESLLPPEVGLDAKSLIDKIRETIFLSAVRQGTAEVFPSPEDPSPVHADVGVQGELAPWWFQLLLDDEIDGARCNPADQANSLRRQFNSWANELFPGAQGNAQAVERTNLMRLELRIGDVGDWRRPSNIGYGLTYAFPVIVAGLLAKKGQLLIIDSPEAHLHPLGQSQMGYFLAQIAAAGVQVVIETHSDHILNGIRRAIGERRILNKDQAIVHFFNTNAINPLSLSFTETGSINSWPKGFFDQYQLDVTALTKVRRPR